The following are encoded together in the Glycine max cultivar Williams 82 chromosome 8, Glycine_max_v4.0, whole genome shotgun sequence genome:
- the LOC106799808 gene encoding zinc finger BED domain-containing protein RICESLEEPER 2, translating to MDMSDAVIVKSSRLKSVVWNDFDRIKKGDTCVAVCRHCKKKLSGSSTSGTSHLRNHLIRCQRRSSHGIAQYISARDKRKEGTLAIANFNIDQDSNKDDNTVSLVNIKFEQAQLKEDSVNTGTSNFDQRRSRFDLARMIILHGYPLAMVEHVGFRAFVKNLQPLFELVSLNRVEADCIEIYERERKKVNEMLDKLPGKISLSADVWNAVGDAEYLCLTSNYIDESWQLRRRILNFIRIDPSHTEDMVSEAIMTCLMDWDIDRKLFSMILDSCSTSDNIAVRIGERLLQNRFLYCNGQLFDIRCAANVINAMVQHALGAVSEIVNKIRETIGYIKSSQIILAKFNVMAKEVGILSQKGLFLDNPSQWNSTYSMLEVALEFKDVLILLQENDTAYKVCLSDVEWERVTAVTSYLKLFVEVINVFTKSKYPTANIYFPELCDVKLHLIEWSKNSDEFISSLASRLRSKFDEYWEKCSLGLAVAAMLDPRFKMKLVDYYYPQIYGSMSANRIEEVFDGVKALYNEHSIGSPLASHDQGLAWQVGNGPLLLHGSGKDSRDRLMGFDKFLHETSQGEGTKSDLDKYLEEPLFPRNVDFNILNWWRVHTPRYPVLSMMARNVLGIPMSKVVPELAFNHSARVLDRDWSSLNPATVQALVCSQDWIRSELEN from the coding sequence ATGGACATGTCTGATGCTGTCATTGTCAAATCGAGTAGGTTGAAATCTGTTGTCTGGAATGATTTTGATAGGATTAAAAAAGGCGATACCTGTGTGGCTGTTTGTAGGCATTGCAAAAAGAAACTGAGCGGATCAAGTACCAGTGGAACATCTCATCTAAGGAACCATTTAATCAGGTGTCAGAGAAGGTCTAGCCATGGCATAGCACAATACATTTCGGCAAGAGATAAGAGAAAGGAAGGAACTCTAGCAATTGCAAATTTCAATATTGATCAAGATTCAAACAAAGATGATAATACTGTTAGTCTTGTGAATATTAAATTTGAGCAGGCACAGTTGAAAGAAGACTCTGTCAACACTGGAACTAGTAACTTTGATCAAAGACGGAGTCGGTTTGATCTTGCTCGTATGATTATTCTACATGGATATCCATTGGCTATGGTTGAGCATGTTGGTTTCAGAGCTTTTGTAAAAAATCTACAGCCATTGTTTGAGCTGGTGTCGTTGAATAGGGTTGAGGCTGATTGTATTGAGATttatgagagagagaggaaaaaggTGAATGAGATGTTGGATAAATTGCCTGGGAAAATCAGTCTTAGTGCTGATGTGTGGAATGCTGTGGGCGATGCAGAGTATTTGTGTTTGACATCAAATTACATTGATGAATCTTGGCAGTTAAGAAGgaggattttaaattttataaggatCGATCCTTCTCATACAGAAGACATGGTTTCAGAAGCTATCATGACTTGCCTAATGGATTGGGATATTGACCGTAAATTGTTTTCCATGATACTGGATAGTTGTTCTACCTCTGATAACATTGCTGTTAGAATTGGTGAAAGACTTCTGCAAAACAGGTTTCTTTATTGCAATGGTCAATTATTTGATATACGCTGTGCTGCAAATGTTATTAATGCCATGGTTCAGCATGCTCTAGGAGCAGTAAGTGAAATAGTCAATAAGATCCGTGAAACTATTGGTTACATTAAAAGTTCACAAATTATACTGGCAAAGTTCAATGTGATGGCTAAAGAGGTTGGGATCCTGAGTCAAAAGGGCTTATTTCTAGATAATCCATCACAATGGAATTCCACATACTCAATGCTTGAAGTTGCCTTAGAATTCAAGGATGTTTTAATTCTCTTGCAAGAAAATGACACTGCCTACAAAGTCTGTTTATCTGATGTCGAGTGGGAGAGAGTCACAGCGGTTACCAGCTACTTGAAGCTTTTTGTTGAGGTTATCAATGTTTTCACTAAGAGCAAGTATCCAACTGCAAATATATATTTCCCTGAGCTCTGTGATGTTAAGTTGCATTTGATTGAATGGTCCAAGAATTCAGATGAGTTTATCAGTTCTTTGGCGTCAAGATTGAGAAGCAAGTTTGATGAGTATTGGGAGAAATGTAGCTTAGGGTTGGCTGTTGCTGCGATGTTAGACCCTCGATTCAAGATGAAGTTGGTAGATTATTATTATCCGCAAATTTATGGCAGCATGTCTGCAAATCGTATTGAAGAGGTATTTGATGGCGTGAAGGCTCTATACAATGAACATTCGATAGGCTCCCCGTTAGCTTCTCATGATCAAGGTCTGGCCTGGCAAGTTGGCAATGGTCCACTTCTCTTACATGGTTCTGGTAAGGACTCCCGGGATCGATTGATGGGGTTTGATAAATTTCTCCATGAAACTTCGCAGGGTGAAGGCACAAAATCAGATCTAGACAAGTACTTGGAAGAACCTCTCTTTCCACGTAATGTTGATTTCAACATACTGAATTGGTGGAGAGTTCACACTCCCAGATATCCTGTCTTATCCATGATGGCGCGCAACGTTTTGGGCATTCCAATGTCAAAAGTTGTGCCGGAGTTGGCATTTAATCATAGTGCAAGAGTCCTTGATCGTGATTGGAGCTCACTTAATCCTGCTACTGTCCAAGCTTTGGTGTGTTCACAAGATTGGATTAGGAGTGAACTGGAAAATTAG